In Syngnathoides biaculeatus isolate LvHL_M chromosome 5, ASM1980259v1, whole genome shotgun sequence, the following are encoded in one genomic region:
- the ncapd2 gene encoding condensin complex subunit 1 isoform X2, which translates to MSWDFFVPVCVGDLVKTGGINQYVVQDVVSPKQLPSHLNRFKSALRSQGPMCILEHFDTAYSVLQHTNSVDLSVKEDTLDLLVQVVSSLSTSLPSFLVSAAVSAEERKEKLNAVKMSVFLLCKITECLESDSCRHSFITAPGKGGKKAKTGEGFQQWESERERVLQALVQLLQLDIRSLWHLSHVEEEFTSCVTYCCYKLLENPTISHVKTKPTRDGIIHLLGLLIKKYNHLLGASVKVIQLLQHFEQLSSVFAQAVSVWSKEYGVKAIIGEVIREIGQKSNEELAREGSGVKAFSSFLSELSALVPELLIPNISVLIPHLEGESHMMRVAVCEVLGDILVRVLCGDGLEESSKADRDRFLETLQEHLHDTHSHVRSRVLQVYTRIVNSKALPLCRYSEVMGLAIGRLIDKSINVVKCAIQLLAAFIAHNPYTCKLSSTDLEKTLENETAKLKEMKAKLTESTPVIQASELWAAMEPELRVTVDTELERLGDSKEDQQEEEPDVEGKEIEDDRTTAVMIAQYLRVNKYRNAVRLCIKAHSCFPESDMFASLSTLTQETVMDTLGLLFKGSDEDTSEHSQNLPPTPQKGEDKESADAELKKQERLVQYLRETETFALQVEKAISVINSMLYQKTTSVVQEAVQFCVTVCEFRVANSLSGVRKMLPLVWSSDTAIKDSVVQAYRRLYLNPQGDTNRMKAQTLVDSLSELMIDASLGTIQCLEEIVQEFFGSGNSLESTVVQVLWERFTGKTETSILHKRAAVLLLGMAARAEREVVLSNLDTLCSVGLGEKVTEEFLLARDTVITICNITDRDRQSKGAPFRLPQEHQLFTRLTHAIAEGAVMEDLHWESFMEQAVRLIYFLAESPDQLCSRLLQRTARLLLEQIAESGEISKDVSQTQEGSQESNEQVNCVCLAQLLALCGRVAFWQVSHLERSVSSELRRRRGETEQREEKEKGPSSKAKLTANESTMEEELGLVGASADDTEAELIRKICETELVSEDNLLHAFLPLLVKICSSPGHYSHPQLTTAACLALSQYMMISPAVCQENARLMFTVLERSALPVVRANAIIALGDLTVRFPNILEPWTQNLYARLSDEVPSVRQMAVTVLTQLVLKDMLKVKGQVSEVAVLLIDPEPHITSLALNFFNELASKDNAIYNLLPDIISRLSDPERGMSSEDFNTIMKQLFSYITKERQTESLVEKLCQRFRSARTERQWCDLAISLSLLSMCERGFKKLQECWECYSDKLTEPGVYQPLVAITTKLRRGAKLQFKSQVDEFEKRLTAVHTRGLENVESPEMDEENQKEGQATDEVVARVPARGRPKSKRGQSKQSVSSRIDESFVTPRRTRKSKKPVITFSSDEEEVEEDAVLTESETPKVTTPIARTSRRARLRN; encoded by the exons ATGTCGTGGGATTTTTTTGTACCCGTGTGCGTGGGCGACCTGGTCAAGACCGGGGGAATAAACCAGTATGTCGTACAAGATGTGGTCTCTCCAAAACAGCTACCGTCCCATCTTAACA GATTCAAAAGTGCATTGAGAAGCCAAGGCCCGATGTGTATCTTGGAACACTTTGACACAGCCTACAGTGTACTACA GCATACCAACTCTGTGGATCTCAGTGTGAAAGAAGACACTCTGGATTTGTTAGTACAAG ttGTTAGCTCCCTGTCTACGTCCCTACCGTCATTCCTCGTCTCTGCTGCAGTCTCTGCAGAAGAGCGAAAAGAAAAGCTCAATGCTGTTAAAATGAGCGTCTTCTTACTCTGCAAAATCACTGAATGTCTTGAAAGTGATTCTTGCAGGCACAGCTTCATTACGGCGCCTGGCAAG GGTGGTAAAAAGGCAAAAACAGGCGAAGGATTCCAGCAGTGGGAAAGTGAGAGGGAGCGAGTTCTTCAGGCCCTCGTGCAGCTCCTCCAGTTAGATATCCGTTCCCTCTGGCATCTTTCCCATGTAGAGGAAGAGTTCACCAG CTGTGTGACTTACTGTTGCTACAAGCTCCTTGAGAATCCCACCATAAGCCACGTAAAGACCAAACCGACCAGAGATGGTATAATCCATCTGCTTGGGTTGCTGATCAAGAAGTACAATCATCTCCTGG GTGCAAGTGTAAAAGTGATCCAGCTGCTGCAACACTTTGAGCAGTTGTCATCAGTGTTTGCTCAGGCTGTGTCTGTATGGAGCAAAGAATATGGAGTCAAAGCCATCATAGGAGAAGTAATAAG AGAGATTGGCCAGAAGTCAAATGAGGAGCTTGCCAGGGAGGGGTCAGGAGTCAAAGCATTTTCATCTTTCCTGTCAGAACTCAGTGCTCTGGTCCCGGAGTTGCTGATCCCCAACATCAGTGTGCTTATCCCACACCTGGAAGGAGAG aGTCACATGATGCGTGTCGCTGTGTGCGAGGTACTGGGCGACATCTTAGTGCGTGTCCTATGTGGAGATGGTCTGGAAGAGTCCAGCAAAGCTGACCGTGATCGCTTCTTAGAGACACTGCAGGAACATCTGCATGACACGCACTCACACGTCAGGTCACGCGTATTGCAGGTGTACACGCGTATTGTCAACAGCAAG GCCCTGCCTCTCTGTCGGTACAGTGAGGTGATGGGCCTCGCTATTGGCAGACTAATTGACAAATCAATAAATGTGGTGAAGTGTGCCATCCAGCTGCTGGCAGCCTTTATTGCACACAACCCGTACACCTGCAAG TTGAGCAGCACAGACCTAGAAAAAACTCTGGAGAACGAGACTGCTAAACTGAAAGAGATGAAAGCAAAGCTGACCGAGAGCACACCAG TGATTCAAGCCTCAGAGCTATGGGCCGCCATGGAGCCTGAATTGCGTGTCACTGTCGACACTGAGCTGGAGCGCTTGGGTGATTCTAAGGAGGACCAACAGGAGGAGGAGCCAGATGTTGAAGGGAAAGAGATAGAGGATGACAGGACTACAGCAGTGATGATTGCTCAGTACCTCCGGGTCAACAAGTACAG GAATGCTGTGCGTCTTTGTATTAAAGCCCACAGCTGCTTCCCGGAATCAGACATGTTTGCTTCCCTGTCCACTCTTACTCAAGAGACTGTAATGGACACACTGGGCCTCCTCTTCAAAG GCTCCGATGAGGATACATCTGAGCATAGTCAGAACCTCCCCCCTACTCCCCAGAAAGGAGAAGATAAAGAGTCAGCAGATGCAGAGCTGAAGAAGCAAGAGAGGTTGGTGCAGTACCTCAGAGAAACAGAAACCTTTGCCCTTCAAGTGGAGAAGGCCATCTCTGTCATTAACTCCATGCTGTACCAGAAAACCACTTCAG tggtcCAGGAGGCAGTGCAGTTTTGTGTCACAGTGTGTGAGTTCCGCGTCGCCAACTCTCTTAGTGGCGTGAGGAAAATGTTGCCTCTGGTTTGGTCATCTGACACTGCCATCAAAGATTCTGTTGTTCAGGCCTACAGGCGCCTCTATCTCAACCCCCAAGGAGACACCAACAG GATGAAGGCTCAGACTCTTGTGGACAGTCTGTCTGAACTGATGATCGATGCATCCCTAGGAACAATACAGTGTCTTGAAGAAATA GTGCAGGAGTTTTTTGGCAGTGGCAATAGTCTGGAGTCCACTGTGGTGCAGGTTCTGTGGGAAAGGTTTACTGGCAAAACCGAAACCTCTATTTTGCACAAGCGAGCTGCTGTGCTCCTACTGGGCATGGCTGCACG GGCCGAAAGGGAGGTTGTTCTCAGCAATCTGGACACTCTCTGTTCTGTGGGTTTGGGAGAAAAAGTGACTGAGGAATTTCTTCTGGCAAGAGACACCGTGATCACCATCTGCAACATCACTGACCGCGATAGG CAATCAAAAGGTGCCCCATTCAGGCTCCCTCAAGAACACCAGCTATTCACTCGCCTTACACATGCAATTGCTGAGG GTGCCGTGATGGAGGACCTTCACTGGGAGAGCTTCATGGAGCAAGCAGTTCGTCTTATCTACTTTTTGGCTGAATCGCCTGACCAGCTATGCTCCCGACTGCTCCAGCGCACTGCTCGACTCCTACTAGAACAAATCGCTGAAAGCGGAGAGATTAGTAAGGATGTCAGTCAAACACAAGAGGGATCTCAAGAGTCCAATGAGCAAG TGAACTGTGTGTGCCTCGCTCAGCTGCTGGCCCTGTGTGGCAGAGTAGCTTTCTGGCAGGTGTCTCACCTCGAGCGCAGCGTGAGCAGTGAGTTGCGAAGGCGTAGAGGAGAGACTGAGCAGAGAGAGGAGAAGGAAAAGGGTCCATCCAGCAAAGCGAAG ctcacAGCCAATGAGAGTACAATGGAGGAAGAACTCGGCTTGGTTGGTGCCTCTGCAGATGACACCGAAGCCGAGCTCATCAGGAAGATCTGTGAGACAGAATTAGTGTCTG AGGACAACCTGCTGCATGCATTCCTTCCCTTGCTGGTGAAAATATGCAGCTCCCCTGGACACTATTCCCACCCTCAGCTCACCACGGCTGCCTGTCTGGCCCTCTCACAGTACATGATGATAAG TCCAGCCGTTTGCCAGGAGAATGCCCGTTTAATGTTTACAGTGCTGGAGCGTTCTGCTCTTCCTGTTGTTAGGGCCAATGCCATCATTGCCCTCGGAGACCTCACCGTCCGGTTCCCCAACATATTGGAGCCCTGGACGCAGAATTTATATGCCAG GCTCAGTGATGAGGTCCCCTCCGTGAGGCAGATGGCTGTGACAGTACTGACTCAATTGGTGCTGAAGGACATGCTAAAGGTCAAAGGACAAGTCAGCGAAGTCGCAGTGCTGCTAATTGACCCCGAGCCTCACATCACAAGCCTGGCCCTGAACTTCTTTAATGAGCTGGCTTCCAAG GACAATGCAATTTACAACCTGCTCCCGGACATCATCAGCCGTCTGTCTGACCCAGAGAGAGGCATGAGCTCAGAGGACTTCAATACCATCATGAA GCAGCTCTTCTCCTACATCACAAAGGAGAGGCAGACTGAGTCTCTGGTGGAGAAACTGTGTCAGCGCTTCAGGAGTGCCAG GACGGAGCGTCAGTGGTGTGACTTGGCCATCTCTCTGTCCTTGCTTTCTATGTGTGAGCGAGGCTTTAAGAAGCTACAGGAATGTTGGGAATGCTACAGCGACAAGCTGACTGAGCCTGGTGTCTACCAGCCCCTGGTCGCCATCACTACCAAACTGCGCCGTGGAGCCAAGCTCCAATTCAAG AGCCAAGTGGATGAGTTTGAGAAGCGACTAACTGCGGTCCACACGCGAGGCCTGGAAAATGTGGAAAGCCCTGAGATGGACGAAGAAAATCAAAAAGAGGGACAAGCCACTGACGAGGTGGTCGCGAGAGTACCTGCTCGAGGCCGGCCCAAGTCTAAGAGAG GTCAATCAAAGCAGTCAGTCTCCAGCCGCATTGACGAGAGTTTTGTGACGCCGCGGAGAACTCGTAAGTCCAAGAAACCTGTCATCACCTTCAGCAGCGATGAAGAGGAGGTAGAAGAGG ATGCTGTGTTGACAGAGAGCGAGACACCTAAAGTCACCACGCCGATTGCCCGCACATCTCGACGAGCTCGACTCagaaactaa
- the ing4 gene encoding inhibitor of growth protein 4 isoform X3, with product MRDLDQRTEDLKEQIDSLAKEYTSNARTLSSEQKLSVLRQIQQSYSKCKEFGDDKVQLAMQTYEMVDKHIRRLDTDLARFEADLKEKQIESTDYDSTSSKGKKVDTRQKEKKSAKTRSKVKSSDEDGSPKSAQKKVKLLQTGEFNSPSTNFGNVHPSDVLDMPVDPNEPTYCLCHQVSYGEMIGCDNTDCSIEWFHFACVGLTTKPRGKWYCPRCSQDRKRK from the exons ATGAGGGACTTAGATCAACGCACAGAAG ATCTCAAAGAACAGATAGACTCCCTCGCAAAAGAATACACGTCAAATGCTCGGACCCTTTCTTCCGAGCAAAAGCTGTCCGTACTGAGGCAAATTCAGCAGTCGTACAGCAAATGCAAAGAGTTTGGCGATGACAAGGTGCAACTGGCCATGCAGACCTATGAAATG GTTGACAAGCACATAAGACGCCTGGACACAGACCTGGCCCGCTTTGAAGCCGACTTGAAGGAAAAACAGATTGAGAGCACAGATTATGATTCCACCTCTAGCAAAGGAAAGAAAG TGGACACCAGACAGAAGGAAAAGAAGTCTGCTAAAACGAGATCTAAAGTGAAGAGCTCTGATGAAGATGGCAGTCCCAAGAGCGCCCAGAAGAAAGTCAAACTCCTTCAAAC GGGTGAATTCAACAGCCCCTCCACCAACTTTGGGAATGTGCACCCATCTGATGTGCTGGACATGCCAGTGGATCCAAACGAGCCCACCTATTGTCTGTGCCATCAGGTGTCTTATGGCGAAATGATCGGCTGTGACAACACTGAT TGCTCCATTGAGTGGTTCCATTTTGCATGTGTGGGTCTGACAACCAAACCACGAGGCAAATG GTATTGTCCACGATGTTCTCAAGacagaaagagaaaataa
- the ing4 gene encoding inhibitor of growth protein 4 isoform X2 — translation MSQRSIENLPFELQRNFNLMRDLDQRTEDLKEQIDSLAKEYTSNARTLSSEQKLSVLRQIQQSYSKCKEFGDDKVQLAMQTYEMVDKHIRRLDTDLARFEADLKEKQIESTDYDSTSSKGKKVDTRQKEKKSAKTRSKVKSSDEDGSPKSAQKKVKLLQTGEFNSPSTNFGNVHPSDVLDMPVDPNEPTYCLCHQVSYGEMIGCDNTDCSIEWFHFACVGLTTKPRGKWYCPRCSQDRKRK, via the exons ATGTCGCAACGCA GCATAGAGAACTTGCCCTTCGAGTTGCAAAGAAACTTTAATTTAATGAGGGACTTAGATCAACGCACAGAAG ATCTCAAAGAACAGATAGACTCCCTCGCAAAAGAATACACGTCAAATGCTCGGACCCTTTCTTCCGAGCAAAAGCTGTCCGTACTGAGGCAAATTCAGCAGTCGTACAGCAAATGCAAAGAGTTTGGCGATGACAAGGTGCAACTGGCCATGCAGACCTATGAAATG GTTGACAAGCACATAAGACGCCTGGACACAGACCTGGCCCGCTTTGAAGCCGACTTGAAGGAAAAACAGATTGAGAGCACAGATTATGATTCCACCTCTAGCAAAGGAAAGAAAG TGGACACCAGACAGAAGGAAAAGAAGTCTGCTAAAACGAGATCTAAAGTGAAGAGCTCTGATGAAGATGGCAGTCCCAAGAGCGCCCAGAAGAAAGTCAAACTCCTTCAAAC GGGTGAATTCAACAGCCCCTCCACCAACTTTGGGAATGTGCACCCATCTGATGTGCTGGACATGCCAGTGGATCCAAACGAGCCCACCTATTGTCTGTGCCATCAGGTGTCTTATGGCGAAATGATCGGCTGTGACAACACTGAT TGCTCCATTGAGTGGTTCCATTTTGCATGTGTGGGTCTGACAACCAAACCACGAGGCAAATG GTATTGTCCACGATGTTCTCAAGacagaaagagaaaataa
- the ing4 gene encoding inhibitor of growth protein 4 isoform X1, which produces MAAGMYLEHYLDSIENLPFELQRNFNLMRDLDQRTEDLKEQIDSLAKEYTSNARTLSSEQKLSVLRQIQQSYSKCKEFGDDKVQLAMQTYEMVDKHIRRLDTDLARFEADLKEKQIESTDYDSTSSKGKKVDTRQKEKKSAKTRSKVKSSDEDGSPKSAQKKVKLLQTGEFNSPSTNFGNVHPSDVLDMPVDPNEPTYCLCHQVSYGEMIGCDNTDCSIEWFHFACVGLTTKPRGKWYCPRCSQDRKRK; this is translated from the exons ATGGCGGCTGGGATGTATTTGGAGCATTATTTGGACA GCATAGAGAACTTGCCCTTCGAGTTGCAAAGAAACTTTAATTTAATGAGGGACTTAGATCAACGCACAGAAG ATCTCAAAGAACAGATAGACTCCCTCGCAAAAGAATACACGTCAAATGCTCGGACCCTTTCTTCCGAGCAAAAGCTGTCCGTACTGAGGCAAATTCAGCAGTCGTACAGCAAATGCAAAGAGTTTGGCGATGACAAGGTGCAACTGGCCATGCAGACCTATGAAATG GTTGACAAGCACATAAGACGCCTGGACACAGACCTGGCCCGCTTTGAAGCCGACTTGAAGGAAAAACAGATTGAGAGCACAGATTATGATTCCACCTCTAGCAAAGGAAAGAAAG TGGACACCAGACAGAAGGAAAAGAAGTCTGCTAAAACGAGATCTAAAGTGAAGAGCTCTGATGAAGATGGCAGTCCCAAGAGCGCCCAGAAGAAAGTCAAACTCCTTCAAAC GGGTGAATTCAACAGCCCCTCCACCAACTTTGGGAATGTGCACCCATCTGATGTGCTGGACATGCCAGTGGATCCAAACGAGCCCACCTATTGTCTGTGCCATCAGGTGTCTTATGGCGAAATGATCGGCTGTGACAACACTGAT TGCTCCATTGAGTGGTTCCATTTTGCATGTGTGGGTCTGACAACCAAACCACGAGGCAAATG GTATTGTCCACGATGTTCTCAAGacagaaagagaaaataa
- the ncapd2 gene encoding condensin complex subunit 1 isoform X1, whose amino-acid sequence MSWDFFVPVCVGDLVKTGGINQYVVQDVVSPKQLPSHLNRFKSALRSQGPMCILEHFDTAYSVLQHTNSVDLSVKEDTLDLLVQVVSSLSTSLPSFLVSAAVSAEERKEKLNAVKMSVFLLCKITECLESDSCRHSFITAPGKGGKKAKTGEGFQQWESERERVLQALVQLLQLDIRSLWHLSHVEEEFTSCVTYCCYKLLENPTISHVKTKPTRDGIIHLLGLLIKKYNHLLGASVKVIQLLQHFEQLSSVFAQAVSVWSKEYGVKAIIGEVIREIGQKSNEELAREGSGVKAFSSFLSELSALVPELLIPNISVLIPHLEGESHMMRVAVCEVLGDILVRVLCGDGLEESSKADRDRFLETLQEHLHDTHSHVRSRVLQVYTRIVNSKALPLCRYSEVMGLAIGRLIDKSINVVKCAIQLLAAFIAHNPYTCKLSSTDLEKTLENETAKLKEMKAKLTESTPVIQASELWAAMEPELRVTVDTELERLGDSKEDQQEEEPDVEGKEIEDDRTTAVMIAQYLRVNKYRNAVRLCIKAHSCFPESDMFASLSTLTQETVMDTLGLLFKGSDEDTSEHSQNLPPTPQKGEDKESADAELKKQERLVQYLRETETFALQVEKAISVINSMLYQKTTSVVQEAVQFCVTVCEFRVANSLSGVRKMLPLVWSSDTAIKDSVVQAYRRLYLNPQGDTNRMKAQTLVDSLSELMIDASLGTIQCLEEIVQEFFGSGNSLESTVVQVLWERFTGKTETSILHKRAAVLLLGMAARAEREVVLSNLDTLCSVGLGEKVTEEFLLARDTVITICNITDRDRQSKGAPFRLPQEHQLFTRLTHAIAEGAVMEDLHWESFMEQAVRLIYFLAESPDQLCSRLLQRTARLLLEQIAESGEISKDVSQTQEGSQESNEQGEPQLLTWLCLFFHTVLCHVFSSFAVNCVCLAQLLALCGRVAFWQVSHLERSVSSELRRRRGETEQREEKEKGPSSKAKLTANESTMEEELGLVGASADDTEAELIRKICETELVSEDNLLHAFLPLLVKICSSPGHYSHPQLTTAACLALSQYMMISPAVCQENARLMFTVLERSALPVVRANAIIALGDLTVRFPNILEPWTQNLYARLSDEVPSVRQMAVTVLTQLVLKDMLKVKGQVSEVAVLLIDPEPHITSLALNFFNELASKDNAIYNLLPDIISRLSDPERGMSSEDFNTIMKQLFSYITKERQTESLVEKLCQRFRSARTERQWCDLAISLSLLSMCERGFKKLQECWECYSDKLTEPGVYQPLVAITTKLRRGAKLQFKSQVDEFEKRLTAVHTRGLENVESPEMDEENQKEGQATDEVVARVPARGRPKSKRGQSKQSVSSRIDESFVTPRRTRKSKKPVITFSSDEEEVEEDAVLTESETPKVTTPIARTSRRARLRN is encoded by the exons ATGTCGTGGGATTTTTTTGTACCCGTGTGCGTGGGCGACCTGGTCAAGACCGGGGGAATAAACCAGTATGTCGTACAAGATGTGGTCTCTCCAAAACAGCTACCGTCCCATCTTAACA GATTCAAAAGTGCATTGAGAAGCCAAGGCCCGATGTGTATCTTGGAACACTTTGACACAGCCTACAGTGTACTACA GCATACCAACTCTGTGGATCTCAGTGTGAAAGAAGACACTCTGGATTTGTTAGTACAAG ttGTTAGCTCCCTGTCTACGTCCCTACCGTCATTCCTCGTCTCTGCTGCAGTCTCTGCAGAAGAGCGAAAAGAAAAGCTCAATGCTGTTAAAATGAGCGTCTTCTTACTCTGCAAAATCACTGAATGTCTTGAAAGTGATTCTTGCAGGCACAGCTTCATTACGGCGCCTGGCAAG GGTGGTAAAAAGGCAAAAACAGGCGAAGGATTCCAGCAGTGGGAAAGTGAGAGGGAGCGAGTTCTTCAGGCCCTCGTGCAGCTCCTCCAGTTAGATATCCGTTCCCTCTGGCATCTTTCCCATGTAGAGGAAGAGTTCACCAG CTGTGTGACTTACTGTTGCTACAAGCTCCTTGAGAATCCCACCATAAGCCACGTAAAGACCAAACCGACCAGAGATGGTATAATCCATCTGCTTGGGTTGCTGATCAAGAAGTACAATCATCTCCTGG GTGCAAGTGTAAAAGTGATCCAGCTGCTGCAACACTTTGAGCAGTTGTCATCAGTGTTTGCTCAGGCTGTGTCTGTATGGAGCAAAGAATATGGAGTCAAAGCCATCATAGGAGAAGTAATAAG AGAGATTGGCCAGAAGTCAAATGAGGAGCTTGCCAGGGAGGGGTCAGGAGTCAAAGCATTTTCATCTTTCCTGTCAGAACTCAGTGCTCTGGTCCCGGAGTTGCTGATCCCCAACATCAGTGTGCTTATCCCACACCTGGAAGGAGAG aGTCACATGATGCGTGTCGCTGTGTGCGAGGTACTGGGCGACATCTTAGTGCGTGTCCTATGTGGAGATGGTCTGGAAGAGTCCAGCAAAGCTGACCGTGATCGCTTCTTAGAGACACTGCAGGAACATCTGCATGACACGCACTCACACGTCAGGTCACGCGTATTGCAGGTGTACACGCGTATTGTCAACAGCAAG GCCCTGCCTCTCTGTCGGTACAGTGAGGTGATGGGCCTCGCTATTGGCAGACTAATTGACAAATCAATAAATGTGGTGAAGTGTGCCATCCAGCTGCTGGCAGCCTTTATTGCACACAACCCGTACACCTGCAAG TTGAGCAGCACAGACCTAGAAAAAACTCTGGAGAACGAGACTGCTAAACTGAAAGAGATGAAAGCAAAGCTGACCGAGAGCACACCAG TGATTCAAGCCTCAGAGCTATGGGCCGCCATGGAGCCTGAATTGCGTGTCACTGTCGACACTGAGCTGGAGCGCTTGGGTGATTCTAAGGAGGACCAACAGGAGGAGGAGCCAGATGTTGAAGGGAAAGAGATAGAGGATGACAGGACTACAGCAGTGATGATTGCTCAGTACCTCCGGGTCAACAAGTACAG GAATGCTGTGCGTCTTTGTATTAAAGCCCACAGCTGCTTCCCGGAATCAGACATGTTTGCTTCCCTGTCCACTCTTACTCAAGAGACTGTAATGGACACACTGGGCCTCCTCTTCAAAG GCTCCGATGAGGATACATCTGAGCATAGTCAGAACCTCCCCCCTACTCCCCAGAAAGGAGAAGATAAAGAGTCAGCAGATGCAGAGCTGAAGAAGCAAGAGAGGTTGGTGCAGTACCTCAGAGAAACAGAAACCTTTGCCCTTCAAGTGGAGAAGGCCATCTCTGTCATTAACTCCATGCTGTACCAGAAAACCACTTCAG tggtcCAGGAGGCAGTGCAGTTTTGTGTCACAGTGTGTGAGTTCCGCGTCGCCAACTCTCTTAGTGGCGTGAGGAAAATGTTGCCTCTGGTTTGGTCATCTGACACTGCCATCAAAGATTCTGTTGTTCAGGCCTACAGGCGCCTCTATCTCAACCCCCAAGGAGACACCAACAG GATGAAGGCTCAGACTCTTGTGGACAGTCTGTCTGAACTGATGATCGATGCATCCCTAGGAACAATACAGTGTCTTGAAGAAATA GTGCAGGAGTTTTTTGGCAGTGGCAATAGTCTGGAGTCCACTGTGGTGCAGGTTCTGTGGGAAAGGTTTACTGGCAAAACCGAAACCTCTATTTTGCACAAGCGAGCTGCTGTGCTCCTACTGGGCATGGCTGCACG GGCCGAAAGGGAGGTTGTTCTCAGCAATCTGGACACTCTCTGTTCTGTGGGTTTGGGAGAAAAAGTGACTGAGGAATTTCTTCTGGCAAGAGACACCGTGATCACCATCTGCAACATCACTGACCGCGATAGG CAATCAAAAGGTGCCCCATTCAGGCTCCCTCAAGAACACCAGCTATTCACTCGCCTTACACATGCAATTGCTGAGG GTGCCGTGATGGAGGACCTTCACTGGGAGAGCTTCATGGAGCAAGCAGTTCGTCTTATCTACTTTTTGGCTGAATCGCCTGACCAGCTATGCTCCCGACTGCTCCAGCGCACTGCTCGACTCCTACTAGAACAAATCGCTGAAAGCGGAGAGATTAGTAAGGATGTCAGTCAAACACAAGAGGGATCTCAAGAGTCCAATGAGCAAGGTGAACCACAATTATTGACTTGgctgtgtttatttttccacacagtGTTGTGCCACGTTTTCTCCTCTTTTGCAGTGAACTGTGTGTGCCTCGCTCAGCTGCTGGCCCTGTGTGGCAGAGTAGCTTTCTGGCAGGTGTCTCACCTCGAGCGCAGCGTGAGCAGTGAGTTGCGAAGGCGTAGAGGAGAGACTGAGCAGAGAGAGGAGAAGGAAAAGGGTCCATCCAGCAAAGCGAAG ctcacAGCCAATGAGAGTACAATGGAGGAAGAACTCGGCTTGGTTGGTGCCTCTGCAGATGACACCGAAGCCGAGCTCATCAGGAAGATCTGTGAGACAGAATTAGTGTCTG AGGACAACCTGCTGCATGCATTCCTTCCCTTGCTGGTGAAAATATGCAGCTCCCCTGGACACTATTCCCACCCTCAGCTCACCACGGCTGCCTGTCTGGCCCTCTCACAGTACATGATGATAAG TCCAGCCGTTTGCCAGGAGAATGCCCGTTTAATGTTTACAGTGCTGGAGCGTTCTGCTCTTCCTGTTGTTAGGGCCAATGCCATCATTGCCCTCGGAGACCTCACCGTCCGGTTCCCCAACATATTGGAGCCCTGGACGCAGAATTTATATGCCAG GCTCAGTGATGAGGTCCCCTCCGTGAGGCAGATGGCTGTGACAGTACTGACTCAATTGGTGCTGAAGGACATGCTAAAGGTCAAAGGACAAGTCAGCGAAGTCGCAGTGCTGCTAATTGACCCCGAGCCTCACATCACAAGCCTGGCCCTGAACTTCTTTAATGAGCTGGCTTCCAAG GACAATGCAATTTACAACCTGCTCCCGGACATCATCAGCCGTCTGTCTGACCCAGAGAGAGGCATGAGCTCAGAGGACTTCAATACCATCATGAA GCAGCTCTTCTCCTACATCACAAAGGAGAGGCAGACTGAGTCTCTGGTGGAGAAACTGTGTCAGCGCTTCAGGAGTGCCAG GACGGAGCGTCAGTGGTGTGACTTGGCCATCTCTCTGTCCTTGCTTTCTATGTGTGAGCGAGGCTTTAAGAAGCTACAGGAATGTTGGGAATGCTACAGCGACAAGCTGACTGAGCCTGGTGTCTACCAGCCCCTGGTCGCCATCACTACCAAACTGCGCCGTGGAGCCAAGCTCCAATTCAAG AGCCAAGTGGATGAGTTTGAGAAGCGACTAACTGCGGTCCACACGCGAGGCCTGGAAAATGTGGAAAGCCCTGAGATGGACGAAGAAAATCAAAAAGAGGGACAAGCCACTGACGAGGTGGTCGCGAGAGTACCTGCTCGAGGCCGGCCCAAGTCTAAGAGAG GTCAATCAAAGCAGTCAGTCTCCAGCCGCATTGACGAGAGTTTTGTGACGCCGCGGAGAACTCGTAAGTCCAAGAAACCTGTCATCACCTTCAGCAGCGATGAAGAGGAGGTAGAAGAGG ATGCTGTGTTGACAGAGAGCGAGACACCTAAAGTCACCACGCCGATTGCCCGCACATCTCGACGAGCTCGACTCagaaactaa